From Oreochromis aureus strain Israel breed Guangdong linkage group 4, ZZ_aureus, whole genome shotgun sequence, a single genomic window includes:
- the LOC116332771 gene encoding hemicentin-1-like isoform X2, translating to MLPVRMLSILILLFSLCDADSICTTEFKMDPPEIIAEYGGSPVIVNCTTTLDEHDGMYWTVGNEIFQLEDEELFISHSVPVSDWNVTAECKMKLNESYECSKDLKVILFKNPEVVHSVQLVNVMGEETQYRLQCDIINVAPVQFLSVSWYKNNENIRTMSFNDTTKTPVNESLILRVDISREENVAQFRCEAELDFGPHGPKLPAISQTHSISAHYAPELKTNSTADIYQLRGTNIALSCEAEGNPPPVYNWICDGENMLENTNSLNITRVNRNKTCTCTATNYLGNITKTIHLHVEPRGCPLTLTPSETVVKFGDPVSVSCSTSARYVEGMGWEAPAGHTRFESLTAATWMIEKFQDWASKPSCNITLNDDFQCSVSPVITVYKAPEMVSVTELDNTQTARGTAYKNYPHTQHKLQCDIINVAPVQYLTVSWYKSNERIHTQIFNDTTTKTPVNESSILKINISREENVAEFRCEAKLDFGPHGPKLYVNSQTHRVSAHYAPEKNTKKSTQDIFLLEGTNITLSCEAVGNPPPVYNWTCDGKNMLENTNSLNITRVKHNATCTCTATNYLGNITHTINVHVKKRGCPLTLTPSETVVTFGDPVSINCSTSATDVQGMGWEAPFGGTGFESPPVVTWRVEKLEEWTPSPSCYATLVDGSQYTEKPVITVYKTPDIVSIYPLNQSHMTEEHVHIVPYNKNTRTQHWLGCDIINVAPVQHLTVRWYKNNKTIQTQSFNDTTTKMPVNESSILRIDISREEKAIEFRCEAELDFGPHGPKLPAIFQTHRVSAHYAPEKNTKNSTQDIFLLEGTNITLSCEAVGNPPPVYNWTCDGKNMLENTNSLNITRVKHNATCTCTATNYLGNITHTINVHVKKRGCPLTLTPSETVVTFGDPVSINCSTSATDVEGMGWEAPFGGTGFERPPVVTWRVEKLEEWTPSPSCYVTLVDGSQCTVSPVITVYRPHGPKFPAISQTNNVSAHYAPELILESSTEDIFPHGGTDITLSCEVEGNPPPVYNWICDGENMLENTNSLNITRVNRNKTCTCTATNYLGNISKTINVHVTPRGCPLTLAPSEMVVRFEDPVSIKCSTSATDVAEMAWMTPAGDKEFKPGSDVTWMVKNLKWWTPSPFCSITLNDDFRCSVSPVIIVYKTPETVSISELNHGLMLKHKEDKKHNMTQYKLQCDIINVAPVQYLTITWYKNNKIIKTQSFNDTTKTPVNESSILRVDISREENVVVFRCEARLDFGPHGPKLPAISQTRRVSAHYAPEVNTKDSTHDYLLEGSNITLSCEAEGNPPSVYNWTCDGENMLENTNNLNITRVNRTKTCTCTAANYLGSVTKTIHVHVEPTGKTNKITFTVIWALPFIVAIIIFIFIAFYCRKQWKKHGHYSFVSDKDIPLNITQSNGSN from the exons ATGCTGCCTGTCAGGATGCTGAGCATTCTCATCCTCCTCTTTTCACTGTGCG ATGCTGACAGCATATGCACAACAGAGTTCAAGATGGATCCACCTGAGATTATTGCAGAATATGGGGGAAGTCCTGTCATTGTAAACTGCACCACAACATTGGATGAACATGACGGGATGTACTGGACAGTTGGAAATGAAATCTTTCAGCTCGAAGATGAAGAATTGTTTATCTCCCATTCAGTGCCAGTGTCGGACTGGAATGTGACGGCCGAGTGCAAAATGAAGTTAAATGAGTCTTATGAATGCAGCAAGGACCTCAAAGTTATTTTATTCA AGAATCCAGAAGTTGTTCATTCTGTACAGCTTGTGAATGTGATGGGAGAAGAAACACAGTACAGACTGCAGTGTGATATAATCAATGTTGCTCCTGTTCAGTTCCTCAGTGTTAGCTGgtacaaaaacaatgaaaacatcAGGACAATGTCTTTCAATGACACAACCAAAACCCCAGTAAATGAGTCCTTGATTCTGAGAGTCGACATCAGCAGAGAAGAAAATGTAGCTCAGTTCAGATGTGAAGCTGAGCTGGACTTTGGACCACATGGACCAAAACTTCCTGCCATTTCTCAAACACACAGCATTTCAGCCCACT ATGCTCCAGAGTTAAAGACAAATAGTACTGCTGACATCTATCAATTGAGAGGTACTAATATCGCCTTGAGCTGTGAAGCTGAGGGAAACCCTCCTCCTGTGTATAACTGGATTTGTGATGGGGAAAACATGTTGGAGAACACAAACAGTCTCAATATTACTCGAGTCAATCGCAATAAAACCTGCACCTGCACAGCTACCAATTATCTGGGAAACATAACTAAGACAATCCATCTTCATGTTGAACCAAGAG GTTGCCCACTAACACTGACACCTTCTGAAACTGTTGTGAAATTTGGAGATCCAGTTTCAGTCAGCTGCAGCACATCAGCCAGATATGTTGAAGGAATGGGCTGGGAGGCTCCTGCTGGACACACAAGATTTGAAAGTCTTACTGCTGCCACTTGGATGATTGAGAAATTTCAAGACTGGGCATCAAAACCTTCATGCAACATCACTCtaaatgatgattttcagtgttcTGTGAGTCCAGTCATCACCGTTTATA AAGCTCCAGAAATGGTGTCAGTTACTGAATTGGATAATACTCAAACAGCAAGGGGGACAGCATACAAAAATTACCCACATACACAACATAAACTGCAGTGTGACATCATAAATGTTGCTCCTGTTCAATATCTCACTGTTAGCTGGTACAAAAGCAATGAAAGGATCCACACCCAAATTTTCAATGACACAACAACCAAAACTCCAGTAAATGAGTCCTCGATTCTGAAAATAAACATCAGCAGAGAAGAAAATGTAGCTGAGTTCAGATGCGAAGCTAAGCTGGACTTTGGACCACACGGACCAAAACTTTACGTCAATTCTCAAACACACAGAGTTTCAGCCCACT atgctccggaaaaaaacacaaagaaaagtacTCAAGACATTTTTCTGCTTGAGGGCACTAATATCACCTTGAGCTGTGAAGCTGTTGGAAACCCTCCTCCTGTGTATAACTGGACTTGCGATGGGAAAAATATgttggaaaacacaaacagtctCAATATCACCCGAGTAAAGCACAACGCAACTTGCACCTGCACAGCTACCAATTATCTGGGAAACATAACCCACACAATCAATGTTCATGTGAAAAAAAGAG GTTGCCCACTAACACTGACACCTTCTGAAACTGTGGTGACATTTGGAGATCCAGTTTCAATCAACTGCAGCACATCAGCCACAGATGTTCAAGGAATGGGCTGGGAGGCTCCATTTGGAGGAACAGGATTTGAGTCTCCTCCTGTTGTCACTTGGAGGGTTGAAAAACTAGAAGAGTGGACTCCAAGTCCTTCCTGCTATGCTACTTTGGTTGATGGATCCCAGTATACTGAGAAACCAGTCATCACTGTTTATA AAACACCAGACATTGTGTCAATATATCCACTGAACCAAAGTCACATGACGGAGGAACATGTACACATAGTgccttacaataaaaacacaaggaCACAGCACTGGTTAGGGTGTGACATCATCAATGTTGCTCCTGTTCAACACCTGACTGTTAGAtggtacaaaaataataaaaccatCCAGACACAGTCCTTCAATGACACAACAACTAAAATGCCAGTAAATGAGTCCTCTATTCTGAGAATCGACATCAGCAGAGAAGAAAAAGCCATTGAGTTCAGATGTGAAGCTGAGCTGGACTTTGGACCACATGGACCAAAACTTCCTGCCATTTTTCAAACACACAGAGTTTCAGCCCACT aTGCTccggaaaaaaacacaaagaatagTACTCAAGACATTTTTCTGCTTGAGGGCACTAACATCACCTTGAGCTGTGAAGCTGTTGGAAACCCTCCTCCTGTGTATAACTGGACTTGTGATGGGAAAAATATGTTGGAGAACACAAACAGTCTCAATATCACCCGAGTAAAGCACAATGCAACTTGCACCTGCACAGCTACCAATTATCTGGGAAACATAACCCACACAATCAATGTTCATGTGAAAAAAAGAG GTTGCCCACTAACACTGACACCTTCTGAAACTGTGGTGACATTTGGAGATCCAGTTTCAATCAACTGCAGCACATCAGCCACAGATGTTGAAGGAATGGGCTGGGAGGCTCCATTTGGAGGAACAGGATTTGAACGTCCTCCTGTTGTCACTTGGAGGGTTGAAAAACTAGAAGAGTGGACTCCAAGTCCTTCCTGCTATGTTACCTTGGTTGATGGATCCCAGTGTACTGTGAGTCCAGTCATCACTGTTTATA GACCACACGGACCAAAATTTCCTGCCATTTCTCAAACAAACAATGTTTCAGCCCACT ATGCTCCTGAGCTAATCCTTGAAAGTAGCACTGAAGACATTTTTCCACATGGGGGTACTGATATCACCTTGAGCTGTGAAGTTGAGGGCAACCCTCCTCCTGTGTATAACTGGATTTGTGATGGGGAAAATATGTTGGAGAACACAAACAGTCTCAATATCACTCGAGTCAATCGCAATAAAACCTGCACCTGCACAGCTACCAATTATCTGGGAAACATATCTAAAACAATCAATGTTCATGTCACACCAAGAG GTTGTCCTCTAACTCTGGCACCATCTGAAATGGTTGTGAGATTTGAAGATCCAGTTTCAATCAAATGCAGCACATCAGCCACAGATGTTGCTGAAATGGCCTGGATGACTCCTGCTGGAGACAAAGAATTTAAACCTGGTTCTGATGTCACTTGGATGGTTAAAAACCTGAAATGGTGGACTCCAAGTCCTTTCTGCAGCATCACTCTAAATGACGATTTTCGGTGTTCTGTGAGCCCAGTCATCATTGTTTATA AAACCCCAGAGACCGTGTCAATCTCTGAATTGAATCATGGTCTGATGTTGAAGCACAAAGAGGACAAGAAGCACAACATGACACAATACAAACtgcagtgtgacatcatcaatgTTGCTCCTGTTCAGTATCTCACTATTACTTggtataaaaacaataaaatcatcaaGACACAGTCCTTCAATGACACAACCAAAACGCCAGTAAATGAGTCCTCTATTCTGAGAGTCGACATCAGCAGAGAAGAAAACGTCGTTGTGTTCAGATGTGAGGCCAGGCTGGACTTTGGACCACATGGACCAAAACTTCCTGCTATTTCTCAAACACGCAGAGTTTCAGCCCACT ATGCTCCAGAGGTAAACACAAAAGATAGTACTCATGACTATCTACTTGAAGGTTCTAATATCACATTGAGCTGTGAAGCTGAGGGAAACCCTCCTTCTGTCTATAACTGGACTTGTGATGGGGAGAATATGTTGGAGAACACAAACAATCTCAATATAACTCGAGTAAATCGCACTAAAACCTGCACCTGCACAGCTGCCAATTATCTGGGAAGCGTAACCAAGACAATTCATGTTCATGTTGAACCAACAG gtaaaaccaataaaatcaCTTTTACAGTCATTTGGGCTTTGCCATTTATAGTggccatcatcatcttcatcttcattgCGTTCTACTGTCGCAAACAGTGGAAAAAACATGGACATTATAGTTTTGTTTCTGACAAAGATATCCCTTTGAATATTACACAAAGTAATGGAAGCAATTAA